A window of Microbacterium lushaniae genomic DNA:
CTCGCGATCGTCGTGATCATCGTGGTGCTCGTGCAGTCGCCCCGCACGCGCGGTGCGCTCGCACGGCTGGCGGCATCGGCCCGCCGCGCCCCCGCGACCAAGATGGGAGCCGCCTCGTGACCACCCTGACCGCATCCGGCACCGAGCGCCATGGAGCCGTCGCCACCGCCGTGCAGCGCTTCCGCAGCCGGCACGCCTCGTGGGTGCCCGTCTTCGGCGCCCTGGTGATCCTCGTCGCGATGATGGTGGGGGCGCAGGCGTACTTCGGCACTTTCGTCACCCCGCGCGTCCTGTCGGCGCTCCTGCTGGACAACGCCTACCTGCTGATCCTGGCGGTGGGGATGACCTTCGTCATCCTCACGGGCGGCATCGATCTGTCGGTGGGCGCCGTGATGGCCTTCACCGGGATGCTGGGGGCGAGCCTGCTGAGCCAGGGGCTGCCCACTGCCGTGGTCGTCCCCGTCATGCTGCTGCTGGGCGCGGGGATGGGACTGGCCGTGGGCGTGATGGTGCAGTACTTCGGGGTGCAGCCGTTCATCGCCTCGCTCGCGGCGATGTTCGCCGCCCGGGGGCTGGCGTTCATGGTGAGCCTGTCCTCGATCAAGGTGGAGGACCCCGCGATCCTGTGGCTGCAGTCCGCGCGCATCCAGGGGGCACCGGGCAGCTTCTACCTCACGCCCACCGGGATCCTCGCACTGCTGGTGGTGCTCGTCGGCATCCTCGTCCTGCAGTTCACCCGCTTCGGCCGCACGATCTACGCCATCGGCGGCAATGAGCAGTCTGCGCGCCTGATGGGTCTCCCGGTCGTGCGCACCAAGCTGCTCGCCTACGTCATCAGCGGCGTGTGCGCCGGTCTGGCGGGGGTCGTCTTCACCGCGTACACGGGTGCGTCGTACCCCCTGAACGGCATCGGCACCGAGCTGGACACGATCGCCGCGGTCGTGATCGGCGGGACGCTCCTGACCGGAGGAAGCGGATACGTCCTGGGGTCGATGATCGGCGTCTTCGTTTACGGCACGATCAAGACCGTCATCTCCTTCCTCGGCGCGGAGCAGGCCTGGACGCGCATCACGATCGGCGGCCTGCTGCTGATCTTCGTCGTCGTGCAGCGCGTCATCGTGGCGCGATCCGGAACCCAGCGTTCCTGAACGGGATGCCCCGCCGCGCACCGGCATGATGGAGCCTATGGATTCGCGCCCGAAGACGGTCGCGCCGGTGATCGAGGTCACCGGCGCGACT
This region includes:
- a CDS encoding ABC transporter permease subunit, giving the protein MTTLTASGTERHGAVATAVQRFRSRHASWVPVFGALVILVAMMVGAQAYFGTFVTPRVLSALLLDNAYLLILAVGMTFVILTGGIDLSVGAVMAFTGMLGASLLSQGLPTAVVVPVMLLLGAGMGLAVGVMVQYFGVQPFIASLAAMFAARGLAFMVSLSSIKVEDPAILWLQSARIQGAPGSFYLTPTGILALLVVLVGILVLQFTRFGRTIYAIGGNEQSARLMGLPVVRTKLLAYVISGVCAGLAGVVFTAYTGASYPLNGIGTELDTIAAVVIGGTLLTGGSGYVLGSMIGVFVYGTIKTVISFLGAEQAWTRITIGGLLLIFVVVQRVIVARSGTQRS